In Cryptomeria japonica chromosome 10, Sugi_1.0, whole genome shotgun sequence, a genomic segment contains:
- the LOC131070340 gene encoding F-box/kelch-repeat protein At1g57790-like: MIIIEPYEPDEGLLLDLVSALKSESEMNQKGRIGMNGEQIEMDNKIWSRIPEELLIVVLSSLPTIVSRNFRVVCKRWQDLLLPSPMFREISSTIVPSSSPAFLVGPTYSHSEKTHRLYLLDSQPLGVYPFSLDFLGPGCFSVLTSCKGILCCRSSYTPFFYIFNPLTRASLSLMSPADPIRLPHKLSSFDFVRYLGFYGLAFDSATRSCILVIGYNNPINGERNNMEMQIYDSYTNEWSLINMNLSNSIIPSTGGIYSKGSFYWINGDSSMIITFHLAVFNVANRNWSIIQLPSGPENSGEPSHWNLTGSDGNVLVAYKKDLSLWKLDEENNSWSELHLFPRSLREENMRRLNDHSRRNLGIEVVVNSCGWILVYMGGCKMIVFDAQGRIILCIQGKLLEFFQDIGCSWDVFGYEINNVWWP, encoded by the coding sequence ATGATAATAATAGAACCGTATGAGCCTGACGAAGGCCTTCTCTTAGATCTTGTATCCGCATTGAAATCGGAATCAGAGATGAATCAAAAAGGAAGAATTGGAATGAATGGAGAGCAGATAGAGATGGACAACAAGATTTGGAGTAGGATACCAGAGGAGCTATTAATTGTAGTTTTGTCTAGTTTGCCCACTATCGTTAGTAGGAATTTCAGGGTCGTCTGTAAACGATGGCAGGATCTGCTTCTACCCTCACCCATGTTTCGAGAGATATCATCGACGATTGTGCCTTCCTCCTCTCCTGCTTTCCTCGTTGGTCCCACCTATTCACATAGTGAGAAAACACATCGTTTATATCTCCTTGACTCACAGCCACTCGGGGTGTATCCATTCTCGTTAGATTTCCTGGGACCTGGGTGCTTCAGCGTTTTGACGTCCTGCAAGGGCATCCTTTGTTGTCGTTCAAGTTATACGCCTTTCTTCTACATTTTCAACCCTCTTACCAGGGCCTCGCTTTCCCTAATGTCTCCCGCTGACCCTATAAGGCTTCCCCATAAGCTTTCTTCTTTCGATTTTGTACGATATTTAGGATTCTATGGATTGGCATTCGATTCTGCCACAAGGAGCTGCATCTTAGTCATAGGATACAACAATCCCATCAATGGAGAAAGGAACAATATGGAGATGCAGATCTATGATTCATACACTAATGAATGGAGCCTAATCAACATGAATctatccaattcaattattccaTCGACGGGAGGGATTTATTCAAAAGGGAGTTTTTATTGGATTAATGGTGATAGTTCTATGATTATTACATTTCATCTTGCAGTATTCAATGTTGCAAACAGGAACTGGAGTATTATTCAGCTACCAAGCGGACCTGAGAATTCTGGTGAGCCTTCTCATTGGAATTTAACTGGGTCTGATGGGAATGTGCTTGTGGCGTATAAGAAAGATCTTTCATTATGGAAGTTGGATGAAGAGAACAACAGCTGGTCAGAATTGCATTTGTTTCCGAGGAGTTTGCGTGAGGAAAACATGAGGCGTCTAAATGATCATTCTCGCCGGAATTTGGGAATAGAAGTGGTGGTTAACAGTTGTGGGTGGATTTTGGTATATATGGGCGGTTGCAAGATGATTGTATTTGACGCACAGGGGAGAATAATTCTGTGTATTCAAGGTAAGTTGCTTGAATTCTTTCAAGATATTGGATGTTCATGGGACGTTTTTGGCTACGAAATTAACAATGTTTGGTGGCCTTGA